The following proteins are co-located in the Thermus albus genome:
- a CDS encoding quinone-dependent dihydroorotate dehydrogenase yields MHRLLFALDPEEAHELTLRFLSLWSERGPLLELPARFLRVEEPRLRVEAFGLSFPNPLGLAAGMDKDARALGAWWALGFGFAEVGTLTPRPQEGNPRPRLFRLVEDRALINRMGFNNRGAEAAARRLRGFRERGLALPIGVNLGKNRDTPLERAAEDYLEALRVLEPHGDYFVINVSSPNTPGLRALQEGPFLDELLSRLRPATPKPLLLKVAPDLTWEALDQVVELCRKHGLEGLVAVNTTLERPGLKSPWAREAGGLSGRPLKGKALEVLRHLASARDLTLVSVGGVEGPEDVWERLKLGARLVQVYTGFVYGGPLFPRRVLKGLLRIMEAEGVRSLTDIFPKREGRS; encoded by the coding sequence ATGCACCGCCTGCTTTTTGCCCTGGACCCGGAGGAAGCCCATGAGCTCACCCTGAGGTTCCTTTCCCTGTGGTCGGAAAGGGGACCCCTTTTGGAGCTCCCCGCCAGGTTCCTCCGGGTGGAGGAGCCAAGGCTCCGGGTGGAGGCCTTTGGGCTCAGTTTTCCCAACCCCTTGGGCCTTGCGGCGGGCATGGACAAGGACGCCCGGGCCCTGGGGGCCTGGTGGGCCTTGGGCTTCGGCTTTGCCGAGGTGGGCACCCTCACCCCAAGGCCCCAGGAGGGAAACCCCAGGCCCAGGCTTTTCCGGCTGGTGGAGGACCGGGCCCTCATCAACCGCATGGGCTTCAACAACCGGGGGGCGGAGGCGGCGGCAAGAAGGCTAAGGGGCTTCCGGGAAAGGGGCCTTGCGCTCCCTATAGGGGTAAACCTGGGGAAGAACCGGGATACCCCCTTGGAAAGGGCGGCGGAAGACTACCTCGAGGCCCTAAGGGTCCTCGAGCCCCACGGGGACTACTTTGTCATCAATGTGAGTTCCCCTAACACTCCGGGGCTTAGGGCCCTTCAGGAAGGCCCTTTTTTGGACGAGCTCCTCTCCCGGCTCCGCCCGGCCACCCCTAAGCCCCTCCTCCTCAAGGTGGCTCCCGATCTCACCTGGGAGGCCTTGGATCAGGTGGTGGAGCTTTGCCGAAAGCACGGGCTAGAGGGCCTGGTGGCGGTGAACACCACCTTGGAGCGCCCGGGCCTAAAAAGCCCCTGGGCCCGCGAGGCCGGGGGGCTTTCGGGAAGGCCTCTAAAGGGAAAGGCCCTGGAGGTGTTGCGCCACCTGGCTTCAGCAAGGGACCTGACCCTGGTCAGCGTGGGCGGTGTGGAAGGCCCGGAGGATGTGTGGGAGCGGCTTAAGCTGGGGGCCAGGCTGGTGCAGGTCTATACGGGGTTTGTCTATGGGGGCCCCCTTTTCCCCCGCCGGGTGCTGAAGGGCCTTTTGAGGATCATGGAGGCGGAGGGGGTGAGGAGCCTAACGGATATATTCCCTAAGCGGGAAGGGCGCTCGTAG
- a CDS encoding dihydroorotase, whose product MLLIKNVKLVDALGERGPVDVLIGEGRILSLNGGKAETVMDGRGLYLAPGFVDLHAHLREPGQEVKEELSTGLLAAVRGGYTDIVSMPNTSPPVDTPEAVRALQKKAQALGLARLHPAAALTQAQEGKALTEAGLLKEAGASLLTDDGHTNEDAGVLAAGLLQASPFGLPVAVHAEDASLRRGGVMNDGPLADLLGLPGNPPEAEAARIARDLEVLRYAVRRGKKRPHLHIQHLSTKRGLELLREAKRAGLPVTAEATPHHLTLTEEALKSFDPLFKVAPPLRTQEDREALMEGLLDGTLDAIATDHAPHTQAEKERDLLRAPFGIPSLEVAFPLLYTELHLKRGFPLSRLVELFTDGPRKVLGLKPLHLEEGAEASLVLLDPKERPVDPKAFASKARYSPWAGWILGGWPVLTLVEGRAVHQALE is encoded by the coding sequence ATGTTGCTCATCAAAAACGTCAAGCTGGTGGACGCCCTTGGGGAAAGGGGTCCTGTGGACGTACTCATCGGGGAAGGCCGGATCCTGAGCCTTAATGGCGGGAAGGCGGAAACGGTCATGGATGGCAGGGGCCTTTACCTTGCCCCTGGCTTTGTGGACCTCCACGCCCACCTTAGGGAACCGGGCCAGGAGGTGAAGGAGGAGCTTTCCACGGGGCTTCTTGCCGCCGTGCGGGGCGGGTATACGGATATCGTCTCCATGCCCAACACCTCCCCGCCCGTGGACACCCCCGAGGCGGTACGGGCCCTTCAGAAGAAGGCCCAGGCCCTGGGGCTGGCCCGGCTCCACCCGGCCGCGGCCCTAACCCAAGCCCAAGAGGGAAAGGCCCTCACGGAGGCCGGCCTCCTAAAGGAGGCTGGGGCCTCCCTCCTCACCGACGACGGCCACACCAATGAGGACGCCGGGGTTCTGGCGGCAGGGCTCTTGCAGGCCTCCCCCTTTGGCCTGCCCGTGGCGGTGCATGCAGAGGATGCCTCCTTGCGCCGGGGCGGGGTAATGAACGACGGTCCTCTGGCCGACCTCCTGGGCCTTCCCGGAAACCCGCCCGAGGCCGAGGCTGCCCGCATTGCCCGGGACCTCGAGGTCCTCCGCTACGCGGTGCGCCGGGGAAAGAAGAGACCCCACCTCCACATCCAGCACCTCTCCACCAAGCGGGGGCTAGAGCTCCTTCGGGAGGCCAAAAGGGCCGGGCTTCCCGTGACTGCCGAGGCCACGCCCCACCACCTAACCCTCACCGAGGAAGCTTTAAAATCCTTTGATCCCCTCTTTAAGGTAGCCCCACCCCTCCGCACCCAAGAGGACCGGGAAGCCCTTATGGAGGGGCTTCTGGACGGCACACTGGACGCCATCGCCACCGACCACGCCCCCCACACCCAGGCGGAAAAGGAAAGGGACCTCCTCAGGGCCCCCTTCGGCATCCCTAGCCTCGAGGTGGCCTTCCCCCTCCTTTACACCGAGCTTCACCTGAAGCGGGGCTTCCCCCTAAGCCGCCTAGTGGAGCTTTTCACCGATGGCCCAAGGAAGGTCCTCGGCCTCAAGCCCCTGCACCTGGAGGAGGGCGCCGAAGCCAGCCTGGTCCTTCTGGACCCCAAGGAGCGCCCCGTGGACCCTAAGGCCTTCGCCTCCAAAGCCCGCTATTCCCCGTGGGCAGGCTGGATCTTGGGAGGGTGGCCGGTCCTGACCCTGGTGGAGGGGCGGGCGGTGCACCAGGCGCTAGAGTAG
- a CDS encoding aspartate carbamoyltransferase catalytic subunit has translation MRHLLDFQGWTRPEVENLLDTARVMSEVLERPVKKVPALQGFTVATVFFEPSTRTRISFELAARRMSADVVSFAAQASSLQKGESYKDTLLTLEAMGIDAYVIRADSAGVPHQATRWVKGVVINGGDGRRAHPTQALLDAYTLLEALGTLEGKKIAIVGDILHSRVARSNVELLPLLGAEVWVAGPPTLLPQTLPGARLTPHLEEALAEADAVMVLRLQKERMEAGLIHLQDYIAHYQVTEERLRKTKPSAPLLHPGPMNRDIELEGTLADSERSLVNRQVRNGQAVRMAVLYHLLVGKER, from the coding sequence ATGAGGCACCTCTTGGACTTCCAGGGCTGGACCCGGCCCGAGGTGGAAAACCTCCTGGACACCGCCCGGGTCATGTCTGAGGTGCTGGAAAGGCCAGTGAAGAAGGTGCCCGCTCTCCAAGGCTTCACCGTGGCCACCGTCTTCTTTGAACCCTCCACCCGCACCCGCATCTCCTTTGAGCTGGCCGCCAGGCGCATGTCCGCGGATGTGGTCTCCTTTGCCGCTCAGGCGAGCAGCCTGCAGAAGGGGGAAAGCTACAAGGATACCCTCCTCACCCTCGAGGCCATGGGCATAGACGCCTACGTCATCCGGGCCGATAGCGCCGGGGTTCCCCACCAGGCCACCCGCTGGGTGAAGGGCGTGGTCATCAACGGCGGGGACGGGCGCCGGGCCCACCCCACCCAGGCCCTCTTGGACGCCTACACCCTCCTGGAGGCCCTGGGCACCCTGGAGGGCAAAAAGATCGCCATCGTGGGGGATATCCTCCACTCCCGGGTGGCCCGCTCCAACGTGGAGCTCCTGCCCCTCCTCGGGGCCGAGGTCTGGGTGGCGGGCCCCCCCACCCTTCTCCCCCAAACCCTTCCCGGGGCTAGGCTCACCCCCCATCTGGAGGAGGCCCTAGCGGAGGCGGATGCGGTCATGGTCCTAAGGCTCCAGAAGGAGCGCATGGAGGCAGGTCTTATCCACCTCCAGGACTACATCGCCCACTACCAGGTGACGGAAGAACGCCTAAGAAAGACGAAACCCAGCGCCCCCCTTCTTCATCCTGGCCCCATGAACCGGGACATAGAGCTGGAGGGCACGCTGGCGGACTCGGAAAGAAGCCTGGTGAACCGCCAGGTGCGAAATGGCCAAGCGGTACGCATGGCGGTCCTCTACCACCTTCTCGTGGGGAAAGAGCGGTAG
- the pyrR gene encoding bifunctional pyr operon transcriptional regulator/uracil phosphoribosyltransferase PyrR codes for MRFKAELLNAEEMRRALYRIAHEIVEANKGVEGLALIGIHTRGIPLAERIARYIREFEGKEVPVGILDITLYRDDLSEIGVRPQVRETRIPFDITGKALVLVDDVLYTGRTARAALDALMDLGRPRRIYLAVLVDRGHRELPIRADFVGKNVPTARNEVVKVKLSEVDGEDRVELWEREEA; via the coding sequence GTGCGCTTTAAGGCCGAGCTTTTAAACGCCGAGGAGATGCGCCGAGCCCTCTACCGCATCGCCCACGAGATTGTGGAAGCCAATAAGGGTGTGGAAGGGCTGGCCCTCATCGGCATCCACACCCGGGGCATCCCCTTGGCGGAGCGCATCGCCCGCTACATCCGGGAGTTTGAGGGGAAGGAGGTGCCGGTAGGGATTTTGGACATCACCCTATACCGGGATGACCTTTCGGAAATCGGGGTCAGGCCCCAGGTGCGGGAAACCCGGATCCCCTTTGACATCACGGGGAAGGCCTTGGTCCTGGTGGACGACGTGCTCTACACCGGCCGCACCGCCCGGGCTGCCCTGGATGCCCTCATGGACCTGGGCCGCCCTAGGCGCATCTACCTGGCGGTCCTGGTGGACCGGGGGCATAGGGAGCTCCCCATCCGGGCCGATTTCGTGGGCAAGAACGTGCCCACCGCCAGAAACGAGGTGGTGAAGGTGAAACTCTCGGAAGTGGACGGCGAGGATCGGGTGGAGCTTTGGGAAAGGGAGGAGGCATGA
- a CDS encoding SPW repeat protein, translating to MQRWQDWANLVLGVWLILSPWLLGFSGTPAAMWNTVIIGVVVGLMALLHLRGGPMWEEWVNVVLGVWLILSPWILGFSGMGNAMWNAIIVGVLVGILALSIAREKPRAA from the coding sequence ATGCAGCGCTGGCAGGATTGGGCCAACCTGGTCCTTGGCGTCTGGCTCATCCTTTCCCCGTGGCTTTTGGGCTTTAGCGGCACCCCGGCCGCCATGTGGAACACGGTCATCATCGGGGTGGTGGTGGGGCTTATGGCCCTTTTGCACCTCCGGGGTGGCCCCATGTGGGAGGAATGGGTGAACGTGGTCTTGGGCGTCTGGCTCATCCTCTCCCCTTGGATCCTGGGCTTCAGCGGCATGGGGAACGCCATGTGGAACGCTATCATCGTGGGCGTCCTGGTGGGGATTCTGGCCCTAAGCATCGCCCGGGAGAAACCCCGGGCAGCCTAG
- a CDS encoding sulfite exporter TauE/SafE family protein — MGFVIGLLGGGFGGLVGLGGGTVMIPLMVGLLRLTQHKAHGTSLVAVFFTGLVGAFTYGLQGSLSLKAALFLAATAILTARFGARYAHSLAEKDLKRAFGWFLLGVSFLLLLKPYLAPLGLVRGEIWEDLTLLLAGGFTGFLSGMMGVGGGTIMVPAMVLLLGMDQHTAQGTSLLAMVPASLVGAYAHYRLGNVDALLAPGLVPGVLLGTFLGGEVAHFLPEATLRLVFAAVLLWTAWRYLRPLGKKG, encoded by the coding sequence ATGGGCTTCGTCATCGGCCTTCTCGGTGGGGGGTTTGGGGGACTTGTGGGGCTTGGGGGGGGCACGGTGATGATTCCCCTCATGGTGGGGCTTTTGCGGCTAACCCAGCACAAAGCCCACGGCACCAGCCTGGTGGCGGTTTTCTTCACCGGGCTCGTGGGAGCTTTCACCTATGGGCTACAAGGTTCCTTGAGCTTGAAGGCGGCCTTGTTTCTGGCTGCCACGGCCATCCTCACCGCCCGCTTTGGGGCCCGCTATGCCCACAGCCTGGCGGAGAAGGATCTTAAGCGGGCCTTTGGCTGGTTCCTCCTTGGGGTCTCCTTTTTGCTGCTCCTGAAACCCTACCTGGCCCCCTTGGGCCTGGTGCGGGGTGAAATCTGGGAAGACCTAACCCTTCTCCTGGCAGGAGGCTTCACCGGTTTCCTCTCCGGGATGATGGGGGTGGGAGGAGGGACCATCATGGTACCGGCCATGGTGCTCCTCCTGGGCATGGACCAGCACACCGCTCAGGGCACGAGCCTTCTGGCCATGGTCCCCGCCAGCCTGGTGGGGGCCTACGCCCATTACCGTCTGGGCAACGTGGATGCCCTTCTTGCCCCCGGGTTGGTTCCCGGGGTGCTTCTGGGAACCTTTCTTGGGGGTGAGGTGGCCCATTTCCTGCCCGAGGCCACCTTACGCCTGGTCTTCGCCGCTGTCCTCCTCTGGACCGCGTGGCGGTACCTCCGTCCCTTGGGCAAAAAAGGGTGA
- a CDS encoding TldD/PmbA family protein: MTLEEAKRYLLRRAKELGLEAEVLFQEERELSLRARQGTLEEIKEARQGGIGLRVLVQGRLGYAYTEELSPEALDWALSEARDNALLSGKEGTLPLGQALGSHDLLGEGLSAPLEAKKQGALELERTLREDPRTQSVLMGGYMEKEVRVALASTLGTEGAFRTGLAGMGGSLVMAEGNSLKQGWDFRLAKEFHALDPGRTALEIREKTARLLNAKPLPTGRYRAYLEPKAVAGLLYVLSRSLSGKSALEGKSRFLNRLGERIASEWVTLVDDPTLEKGLVSRPFDAEGTPARRTVVVEKGVFKTFLHNTETAKALGQENTGHAFRTYRGVLDVAPTNLYLEPVGNLHLEKGVLITEFMGLHAGANPVSLDFSLQALGLWVEEGEVRYAVENFAVAGNLLELLQAIEAVGEEVEWEVMGAAFGSPLVAVAELSFAGA, translated from the coding sequence ATGACCCTGGAGGAAGCCAAACGGTACCTGTTAAGGCGGGCCAAGGAGCTGGGCCTCGAGGCGGAGGTCCTTTTCCAGGAGGAACGGGAGCTTTCCCTAAGGGCCCGGCAGGGCACCCTAGAGGAGATCAAGGAGGCCCGGCAGGGGGGTATTGGCCTAAGGGTCCTGGTGCAGGGTCGGCTGGGCTACGCCTATACGGAAGAGCTCTCCCCCGAAGCCTTGGACTGGGCCCTCTCGGAAGCCCGGGATAACGCCCTGCTTTCCGGCAAGGAGGGCACCCTCCCTCTGGGGCAGGCCCTGGGAAGCCATGACCTCTTGGGAGAGGGGCTTTCTGCTCCCCTCGAGGCCAAGAAGCAAGGTGCCCTGGAGCTGGAAAGGACTCTGAGGGAAGACCCCAGGACCCAAAGCGTCCTCATGGGGGGTTATATGGAAAAGGAGGTCCGGGTGGCCCTGGCCAGCACCCTGGGTACCGAGGGAGCCTTCCGCACCGGGCTTGCCGGGATGGGGGGAAGCCTGGTGATGGCGGAGGGCAATAGCCTCAAGCAAGGCTGGGACTTTCGGCTGGCCAAGGAGTTCCACGCCCTAGACCCTGGCCGCACCGCCTTGGAGATCCGGGAGAAGACCGCAAGGCTCCTAAACGCCAAACCCCTCCCCACGGGCCGCTACCGGGCCTACCTGGAGCCCAAGGCCGTGGCGGGGCTTCTCTACGTGCTCTCCCGGTCCCTTTCCGGCAAAAGCGCCCTGGAGGGCAAAAGCCGCTTTCTAAATCGCCTTGGGGAAAGGATCGCCTCGGAGTGGGTCACCTTGGTGGACGACCCCACCCTGGAAAAGGGCTTGGTCTCCCGGCCCTTTGACGCCGAAGGCACCCCGGCCCGGCGCACGGTGGTGGTGGAAAAGGGCGTCTTCAAGACCTTTCTTCACAACACGGAAACCGCAAAGGCTTTGGGACAGGAGAACACCGGCCACGCCTTCCGCACCTACCGCGGGGTTTTGGACGTGGCCCCCACCAACCTGTATCTGGAACCCGTGGGCAACCTGCACCTGGAAAAGGGGGTCCTGATAACCGAGTTCATGGGCCTCCACGCCGGGGCCAACCCCGTGAGCCTGGACTTTTCCCTCCAGGCCCTGGGGCTATGGGTGGAGGAGGGGGAGGTGCGGTACGCGGTGGAAAACTTCGCCGTGGCCGGGAACCTCCTGGAACTTCTCCAGGCCATAGAGGCCGTAGGGGAAGAGGTGGAGTGGGAGGTGATGGGGGCAGCCTTCGGAAGCCCTTTGGTGGCGGTGGCCGAGCTTTCCTTTGCCGGGGCTTAG
- a CDS encoding TldD/PmbA family protein, translating to MLHPDVVAGLLKKALKGGADFGEVYVERSKRRRMTVRYGRLEEAISGLDYGAGLRLFFGTEVVYAYTNQLTQEGLQEALETLLRAKGTLGKVDERGAGGLDFRKAFPQGLHTPKVPYGERDKRFRLERLLEAEAGARIAPEIQQVEASLQEWEQEVLIANTEGTWAEEKRVRTRLYVLAVAQEGTEVQTGYAAPGKSVGLELFDLYPPQEVGAKAARQALTNLRARPAPAGTMPVVVGNAFGGVIFHEALGHLLETTSVAKKASVLADKLGEMVASPVVTYVDDGTLPHAWGSTEVDDEGHPTKRTVLIEKGILRSYMVDRLGHLLTGYPMTGSGRRQDYTLAPTSRMRNTFIAPGDKEVEELIASVEFGLYAKDLGGGQVKPGSGEYNFAVQEGYIIRHGRLEEPVRGAMLVGKGPETIRKVVAVAKDWENAPGMCGSLSGMVPVEVGQPHVLVSEMVVGGRA from the coding sequence ATGCTGCATCCGGACGTGGTGGCAGGCCTTCTCAAAAAGGCCCTCAAGGGCGGGGCCGACTTTGGGGAAGTCTACGTGGAGCGCTCCAAAAGAAGGCGCATGACCGTGCGCTATGGCAGGCTGGAGGAGGCCATCTCGGGGCTGGACTACGGGGCGGGTTTAAGGCTTTTCTTCGGCACCGAGGTGGTCTACGCCTACACCAACCAGCTCACCCAAGAAGGGCTTCAAGAAGCCCTGGAGACCCTGCTTCGGGCCAAAGGGACCCTGGGGAAGGTGGACGAACGGGGGGCTGGGGGCCTGGACTTCCGCAAGGCCTTCCCCCAAGGCCTCCACACCCCCAAGGTGCCCTATGGGGAAAGGGACAAGCGCTTCCGCTTGGAAAGGCTATTGGAGGCCGAGGCCGGGGCCCGGATCGCCCCCGAGATCCAGCAGGTGGAGGCCAGCCTCCAGGAATGGGAACAGGAGGTCTTGATCGCCAACACCGAGGGCACCTGGGCTGAGGAGAAAAGGGTCCGCACAAGGCTTTACGTGCTGGCGGTGGCCCAGGAGGGCACGGAGGTCCAGACCGGTTACGCCGCCCCCGGCAAAAGCGTGGGGCTGGAACTCTTTGACCTCTATCCGCCCCAGGAGGTGGGGGCCAAGGCCGCCCGCCAGGCCCTCACCAACCTAAGGGCCAGGCCCGCCCCCGCGGGGACCATGCCCGTGGTGGTGGGGAACGCCTTCGGCGGGGTCATCTTCCACGAGGCCTTAGGCCACCTCCTGGAGACCACCAGCGTGGCCAAAAAGGCCAGCGTCCTGGCGGACAAGCTGGGGGAGATGGTGGCAAGCCCCGTGGTCACCTATGTGGACGATGGCACCCTGCCCCACGCCTGGGGCTCCACGGAGGTGGACGACGAGGGACACCCCACAAAGCGGACGGTGCTGATAGAGAAGGGCATCTTGAGAAGCTACATGGTGGACCGCCTGGGCCACCTCCTCACCGGTTATCCCATGACCGGCTCGGGCCGCAGGCAGGACTACACCCTGGCCCCCACCTCGAGGATGCGCAACACCTTCATCGCCCCGGGCGACAAGGAGGTGGAGGAGCTCATCGCCAGCGTGGAGTTTGGCCTTTACGCCAAGGATCTGGGGGGCGGGCAGGTGAAGCCGGGCTCGGGGGAGTACAACTTCGCCGTGCAGGAGGGGTACATCATCCGCCACGGCCGCTTGGAGGAGCCCGTCCGCGGGGCCATGCTGGTGGGCAAGGGGCCCGAGACCATCAGGAAGGTGGTGGCCGTAGCCAAGGACTGGGAAAACGCCCCCGGCATGTGCGGAAGCCTATCGGGGATGGTGCCGGTGGAGGTGGGCCAGCCCCATGTGCTGGTCTCGGAGATGGTGGTGGGAGGTAGGGCATGA
- the holA gene encoding DNA polymerase III subunit delta — MVIAFTGDPFLAREELLREAQLRGLTRFTEPTPEALAEALSPGLFGEAGAMMDLREVGEGEWKAIKPLLEQVAEGVTVLLLDPKPTSSRAAFYRTRERRDFPTPKGKDLVRHLENRAKRLGLRLPAGIVQYLASLEGDLEALERELEKLALLTPPLTLEKVERVVALRPPVTGFDLVRAVLEGDAQKVFRHLKRLKEEGEEPLRLLGAFAWQFALLARAWMLLKENPRPTEGDLARLEAHPYAAKRAMELARSLSGNALKASLEALIAGERRAKEGKDPWLALERAVHTLLNTLPRG; from the coding sequence ATGGTCATCGCCTTCACCGGGGACCCCTTTTTGGCTAGGGAAGAGCTCCTTAGAGAAGCCCAACTGAGGGGGCTAACCCGCTTCACCGAACCCACCCCCGAGGCCTTAGCCGAGGCCTTAAGCCCAGGGCTTTTTGGGGAAGCTGGGGCCATGATGGACCTGAGGGAGGTGGGCGAAGGGGAGTGGAAGGCCATAAAACCCTTATTGGAACAGGTAGCCGAGGGGGTGACGGTACTCCTTCTGGACCCCAAGCCCACTTCCTCCCGGGCCGCCTTCTACCGCACCCGGGAAAGGCGGGACTTCCCCACCCCTAAGGGCAAGGACCTGGTGCGCCACCTGGAAAACCGGGCCAAGCGCTTAGGGTTAAGGCTGCCTGCGGGCATAGTCCAGTACCTGGCCTCCCTGGAGGGGGACCTCGAGGCCCTGGAAAGGGAGCTGGAGAAGCTGGCCCTCCTTACGCCTCCCCTGACCTTGGAAAAGGTGGAAAGGGTGGTGGCCCTAAGGCCTCCGGTCACGGGGTTTGATCTGGTGCGGGCCGTGCTGGAAGGGGATGCTCAAAAAGTCTTCCGCCACCTAAAGCGGCTAAAGGAAGAGGGCGAGGAGCCCTTAAGGCTCCTTGGGGCCTTCGCCTGGCAGTTTGCCCTTCTGGCCCGGGCCTGGATGCTCCTGAAGGAAAACCCTAGGCCCACGGAAGGGGATTTGGCCCGCCTCGAGGCCCACCCCTACGCGGCCAAGCGGGCAATGGAGCTGGCCCGAAGCCTCTCAGGAAACGCCCTCAAGGCCAGCCTGGAAGCCCTCATAGCAGGGGAACGCCGGGCCAAGGAGGGCAAAGACCCTTGGCTGGCCCTGGAGAGGGCGGTCCATACCCTTCTGAACACCCTTCCCCGGGGCTAG
- a CDS encoding acyl-CoA dehydrogenase family protein: MLDFYALEDLLTPEEKEIQKAARRFLEKEALPYIRGWWEEGVFPTHLIPRFAELGFLGPTLPPEYGGAGVSSAAYGLIAYELERVDSGLRSFVSVQSSLVMYPIYAFGSEEQKREFLPKLARGEMVGAFGLTEPDGGSDPYGNMRTTARREGDTWVLNGSKMWITNGNLAHIALIWAKDEEGKVLGFIVPTDTPGFQAREVKHKMSLRASVTSELVLEDVRVPEALRLPKAEGLKAPLSCLTQARFGIAWGVLGALEAVYTEALEFAKSRSTFGEPIAKKQLVQAKLAEMLSDHTEGLLLAWRLARLKDEGKLTPAQVSLAKRQNVMKALKAARLARDILGGSGITLEYHAIRHMLNLETVYTYEGTHDIHTLVLGREATGLSAF, from the coding sequence ATGCTGGACTTCTACGCCCTAGAAGACCTCCTTACCCCGGAGGAGAAGGAGATCCAAAAGGCCGCCCGTCGTTTCCTGGAAAAGGAGGCCCTGCCCTATATCCGCGGCTGGTGGGAGGAAGGGGTCTTCCCCACCCACCTCATACCCCGGTTCGCGGAGCTGGGCTTCCTAGGCCCCACCCTGCCCCCGGAGTACGGGGGGGCAGGGGTTTCCAGCGCCGCCTATGGCCTCATCGCCTACGAGCTGGAGCGGGTGGACTCAGGGCTTAGGAGCTTTGTCAGCGTGCAGAGTTCCTTGGTCATGTACCCCATCTACGCCTTCGGCAGCGAGGAGCAGAAGCGGGAGTTCCTGCCCAAGCTGGCCCGGGGGGAGATGGTGGGGGCTTTCGGCCTCACGGAACCCGATGGCGGCTCCGATCCCTACGGCAACATGCGCACCACGGCCCGCCGAGAGGGGGACACCTGGGTCCTAAACGGCAGCAAGATGTGGATCACCAACGGCAACCTGGCCCACATCGCCCTCATATGGGCCAAGGACGAAGAGGGGAAGGTTCTTGGCTTCATCGTCCCCACGGATACCCCTGGCTTCCAGGCCCGGGAGGTGAAGCACAAGATGAGCCTAAGGGCCTCGGTGACCAGCGAGCTGGTCCTGGAGGACGTCCGGGTGCCCGAGGCCTTGCGCCTACCCAAGGCGGAGGGGCTCAAAGCCCCCCTCTCCTGCCTCACCCAGGCCCGCTTCGGCATCGCCTGGGGCGTCTTGGGTGCGTTGGAAGCGGTATATACCGAGGCCCTGGAGTTCGCCAAAAGCCGCAGCACCTTCGGCGAGCCCATCGCCAAGAAGCAGCTGGTCCAGGCCAAGCTGGCGGAGATGCTCTCCGACCACACGGAGGGCCTCCTCCTGGCCTGGCGCCTGGCCCGGCTTAAGGACGAGGGAAAGCTAACGCCGGCCCAGGTTTCCCTGGCCAAGCGGCAAAACGTGATGAAGGCCCTGAAGGCCGCCCGCCTGGCCCGGGACATCCTGGGGGGAAGCGGCATCACCTTGGAATACCACGCCATCCGCCACATGCTCAACCTGGAAACCGTCTACACTTATGAGGGCACCCACGACATCCACACCCTGGTCCTAGGCCGGGAGGCCACGGGGCTTAGTGCCTTTTAG
- a CDS encoding heavy-metal-associated domain-containing protein, whose amino-acid sequence MNRVLIGIRGEPTPEGMERILAALRNLEGTSEVQATGPAQVLVEYDPQVLTVMDLLRTIREEGFLAGML is encoded by the coding sequence ATGAACCGCGTCCTTATCGGCATCCGGGGGGAGCCTACCCCAGAGGGGATGGAGCGGATCCTTGCGGCCTTGCGGAACCTGGAGGGAACCTCCGAGGTCCAGGCCACCGGCCCCGCCCAGGTCCTGGTGGAGTACGACCCCCAGGTCCTCACGGTGATGGACCTGTTGCGCACCATCCGGGAGGAGGGCTTCCTGGCGGGAATGCTCTAG
- a CDS encoding DUF1999 family protein translates to MRFRPFSELDLDLLNRVAGNRPLSRGAVRFFARTGHSFLAEEGEEPKGFALAQAVWQGEATTVLVNRVEGQDQATLEGLLAAVVKSAYDAGVYEVALHLDPSREALKRALEAQGFHIGPLVLAVRILGSRGARGEARGVLE, encoded by the coding sequence ATGCGCTTCCGTCCCTTTAGCGAGCTGGATCTGGATCTCCTGAACCGGGTGGCGGGAAACCGGCCCCTAAGCCGGGGAGCGGTGCGCTTTTTCGCCCGCACCGGGCACTCCTTCCTGGCGGAGGAAGGGGAGGAGCCCAAGGGCTTCGCCCTGGCGCAAGCGGTTTGGCAGGGGGAGGCCACCACGGTCCTGGTAAACCGGGTGGAGGGCCAGGACCAGGCCACCCTGGAAGGCCTCCTGGCGGCAGTGGTGAAAAGCGCCTACGACGCCGGGGTCTACGAGGTGGCCCTGCACCTGGACCCAAGCCGGGAAGCCCTCAAGAGGGCTCTAGAGGCCCAAGGCTTCCACATAGGCCCTTTAGTGTTGGCGGTGCGCATCCTGGGAAGCCGGGGGGCAAGGGGGGAGGCCCGGGGCGTCCTAGAATAG